A DNA window from Litorilinea aerophila contains the following coding sequences:
- a CDS encoding sugar phosphate isomerase/epimerase family protein has product MATSETLRPLAVQLYSLRHLEQSLDEKLAAVASIGYAGVETIGDHGLPASEMKALLEKHGLRAVSTHVGLQAVETELAKIIDFNQAIGNRHIVIPAIPQEQRPTDAAGWQALGQKLDRLGQQCAQAGMQLLYHNHAWEMALLDGKLAIDWLLEAADPAHLAWEPDLAWVARGGADGVELLQRYAGRCPRIHVKDLAPAGQGEDEMGFADVGHGTLNWDQLLPAAKAAGGEWYIVEHDLPKDPLRTIRRSFEFLQSRVG; this is encoded by the coding sequence ATGGCCACATCTGAGACGTTGCGCCCTCTGGCTGTGCAGCTGTACAGCCTGCGCCATCTGGAACAGAGCCTGGACGAGAAGCTGGCCGCCGTCGCCAGTATCGGCTACGCCGGCGTGGAGACCATTGGCGACCACGGCCTGCCGGCATCGGAGATGAAGGCCCTGCTGGAGAAGCACGGGCTGCGGGCGGTCTCCACCCACGTGGGGCTCCAGGCGGTGGAGACAGAGCTGGCGAAGATCATCGACTTCAACCAGGCCATCGGCAATCGGCACATCGTGATCCCGGCCATTCCCCAGGAGCAGCGTCCGACGGATGCGGCGGGGTGGCAGGCCCTGGGGCAAAAGTTAGATCGGCTGGGCCAGCAGTGTGCCCAGGCCGGCATGCAACTTCTGTATCACAATCACGCCTGGGAGATGGCCCTCCTGGATGGCAAACTGGCCATTGACTGGTTGTTGGAGGCGGCGGATCCTGCCCACCTGGCCTGGGAGCCGGACCTGGCTTGGGTAGCCCGGGGCGGCGCCGACGGGGTGGAGCTGCTGCAGCGCTATGCCGGCCGTTGCCCTCGCATCCATGTCAAAGATCTGGCGCCCGCCGGCCAGGGCGAGGATGAGATGGGCTTTGCCGACGTGGGCCACGGCACCCTGAATTGGGACCAGCTTCTGCCTGCGGCCAAGGCGGCCGGGGGCGAATGGTACATCGTGGAGCACGATCTGCCCAAGGATCCCTTGCGCACCATCCGGCGCAGCTTTGAATTCCTGCAAAGTCGGGTTGGTTGA
- the rpsO gene encoding 30S ribosomal protein S15, translating into MSISKTQKSQLIEEFRINEQDTGSPEVQVALLTTRIDALIEHLNTHKHDESSRRGLLKLVGQRRRHLAYLKRVDSQRYQQLIQRLGLRK; encoded by the coding sequence ATGAGTATAAGCAAGACGCAGAAGTCCCAACTGATCGAAGAATTCCGGATCAACGAACAGGATACAGGTTCGCCGGAAGTTCAGGTCGCCTTGCTCACCACCCGCATCGACGCCTTGATTGAGCACCTGAACACCCACAAGCACGACGAGAGTTCCCGGCGGGGGCTACTGAAGCTGGTGGGTCAACGGCGGCGTCACCTGGCCTATCTGAAGCGGGTAGACAGCCAGCGTTACCAGCAGTTGATTCAACGGTTGGGCCTGCGCAAATAG
- a CDS encoding polyribonucleotide nucleotidyltransferase, which produces MQLFDGARTYTVEVGGRTLSIETGVLAIQAGGAVTVRYGDTVLLATATMSKDVRPGINFFPLTVDFEEKLYAAGRIPGSFFRREGRPSEQAILLSRLIDRPLRPLFPKGMRNEVQVIVTALSTDGQNLMDPLAIIAASAALHISDIPWNGPIAASTIGFVDGEYIVNPTAQQMDRSGLNLVAAGTHDNILMVEAGANEFPEDMVLEALKLAHESMQPVVQLIQQMRAEVGKEKAQDIQYFLPSPEVQARVNAMAQGKVANLLAAGLDKHALKDSLSEVRSEVEESFDYPEGDEFTALDIAEALDAVVKAETRRRILEEGIRPDGRDTKTIRPIQVQVGRVPRVHGSALFMRGDTHVLTIATLGTPGDAQRLDTLQPAEEKRYIHHYNFPPYSTGEAYPLRGPRRREIGHGALAERALLPVIPEDFPYTLRLVSEVVSSNGSTSMASVCGSTLALMDAGVPISAPVAGIAMGLIQDPETGAYRVLSDIQGLEDALGDMDFKVAGTEHGITALQMDLKIKGLDFNILREALEQAREGRLYILEKMLAVLPQARPQLSPYAPRILTITIDPEKIGKLIGPGGKTVRALQEQYDVKIDIEEDGTIYISGEGVGAEQARDEISRMMEDVQVGKIYTGIVVRVEPYGAFVNILPGVDGMVHISQLADYRVERVEDVAKIGDELTAMVIDVDPSGKVRLSRQAVLEGWTVEEAQRRDRAVSSRRGGGDRGGNNGRRPRRDRDSRDRDSRRNR; this is translated from the coding sequence ATGCAACTATTTGATGGCGCGCGGACGTATACCGTCGAGGTGGGCGGGCGCACCCTTAGCATTGAAACAGGCGTATTGGCCATTCAGGCCGGCGGCGCGGTGACCGTTCGCTATGGAGACACCGTCCTGCTGGCCACGGCCACCATGAGCAAAGACGTGCGGCCGGGGATCAATTTCTTCCCGCTGACCGTCGACTTTGAGGAGAAGCTCTATGCGGCCGGCCGCATTCCCGGCAGTTTCTTCCGCCGGGAAGGGCGCCCCAGTGAGCAGGCCATCCTGCTTTCCCGGCTGATCGACCGCCCCTTGCGCCCCCTCTTCCCCAAGGGCATGCGCAATGAGGTACAGGTGATCGTCACTGCCCTGAGCACTGACGGCCAGAACCTGATGGATCCCCTGGCCATCATCGCGGCCTCGGCCGCCCTCCACATCAGCGACATCCCCTGGAATGGCCCCATCGCGGCCAGCACCATCGGCTTCGTGGATGGCGAATACATCGTCAACCCCACCGCCCAGCAGATGGACCGCAGCGGGCTCAACCTGGTGGCCGCCGGCACCCACGACAACATCCTGATGGTGGAAGCTGGCGCCAATGAATTCCCAGAGGACATGGTCCTGGAGGCCCTCAAGCTGGCCCACGAATCCATGCAGCCGGTGGTCCAGCTCATCCAGCAGATGCGGGCCGAAGTGGGCAAGGAAAAGGCCCAGGACATCCAGTACTTCCTGCCCTCGCCGGAAGTCCAGGCCCGGGTCAACGCCATGGCCCAGGGCAAGGTGGCCAACCTCCTGGCCGCCGGGCTGGACAAGCACGCGCTCAAGGATAGCCTGAGCGAGGTGCGCAGCGAGGTGGAAGAGTCCTTCGACTACCCCGAAGGGGACGAGTTCACCGCCCTGGACATCGCCGAAGCCCTGGACGCGGTGGTGAAGGCCGAAACCCGGCGCCGAATCCTGGAAGAGGGCATCCGCCCCGATGGCCGGGACACCAAGACCATCCGCCCCATCCAGGTGCAGGTGGGCCGGGTGCCCCGGGTCCATGGCTCCGCCCTCTTCATGCGGGGCGACACCCACGTGCTTACCATCGCTACCCTGGGGACCCCCGGCGACGCCCAGCGGCTGGATACGCTGCAGCCGGCGGAAGAGAAGCGCTACATCCACCACTACAACTTCCCGCCCTACAGCACCGGCGAAGCTTACCCCCTGCGAGGCCCTCGCCGGCGGGAGATTGGCCACGGCGCCCTGGCCGAGCGGGCCCTCCTCCCGGTGATCCCGGAGGATTTCCCCTACACCCTGCGCCTGGTCAGTGAGGTGGTGAGCAGCAACGGCTCCACCAGCATGGCTTCCGTCTGTGGCAGCACCCTGGCCCTGATGGACGCCGGCGTGCCCATCTCCGCCCCGGTGGCCGGTATTGCCATGGGGCTCATCCAGGACCCGGAGACCGGTGCCTATCGGGTGCTGAGCGACATTCAGGGCCTGGAAGATGCCCTGGGGGACATGGACTTCAAGGTGGCCGGGACGGAACACGGCATCACCGCCCTGCAGATGGACCTGAAGATCAAGGGGTTGGATTTCAACATCCTGCGGGAAGCCCTCGAACAGGCCCGGGAAGGGCGCCTCTACATCCTGGAGAAGATGCTGGCCGTCCTGCCCCAGGCCCGGCCCCAGCTCAGCCCCTACGCGCCCCGGATCCTCACCATCACCATCGACCCGGAGAAGATCGGCAAGCTCATCGGCCCGGGCGGCAAGACGGTGCGTGCCCTGCAGGAGCAGTACGACGTCAAGATCGACATCGAGGAAGATGGCACCATCTACATCTCCGGCGAAGGTGTTGGAGCCGAACAGGCCCGGGACGAAATTTCCCGCATGATGGAGGACGTCCAGGTGGGAAAAATCTACACCGGCATCGTCGTCCGCGTCGAGCCGTACGGCGCCTTCGTCAACATCCTGCCCGGCGTGGACGGGATGGTGCACATCAGCCAACTGGCCGACTATCGGGTCGAACGGGTCGAAGACGTGGCCAAAATCGGCGATGAGCTGACGGCCATGGTCATCGACGTGGATCCCAGTGGCAAGGTGCGCCTGAGCCGACAGGCCGTGCTGGAAGGCTGGACGGTGGAAGAGGCCCAGCGCCGAGACCGGGCCGTCTCCAGCCGGCGGGGCGGCGGTGACCGGGGTGGCAACAACGGACGGCGTCCTCGCCGCGACCGGGATAGCCGCGACCGGGATAGCCGGCGGAATCGGTAA
- a CDS encoding LysM peptidoglycan-binding domain-containing protein has protein sequence MDRRQLLFVIVVNAMISLAIALGVVWAFEARRPDPEVLAALYTPQPTPILAAPVGQTPPPPAATSIPTAPAQQEATATPQPAEEEIYIVQAGDSLLAIATRYNVTVEEIAEANNLTNPDFVFSGQRLVIPVRRQAEGSSPAEAAAPTQGVIIQGVEGVGNLEAEAIVIVNESNLAFNLQGWQVVRDGGPTYTFGNLPIFPGGSVRLHTAAGVDSSIDLYWGQIAALWQPGMAVRLLNAQGTEVHRYVIP, from the coding sequence ATGGACCGCCGCCAACTGCTCTTTGTCATCGTTGTCAACGCCATGATCAGCCTGGCCATTGCCCTGGGTGTGGTCTGGGCCTTCGAAGCCCGACGGCCAGATCCAGAGGTGTTGGCCGCGCTCTATACCCCCCAGCCTACGCCCATTCTGGCGGCACCCGTCGGCCAGACGCCGCCCCCCCCGGCGGCGACCTCCATCCCCACGGCCCCAGCCCAGCAGGAAGCCACAGCGACGCCCCAGCCGGCCGAGGAGGAGATTTACATCGTGCAGGCCGGCGACAGCCTCCTGGCCATCGCCACCCGCTACAACGTCACCGTGGAGGAGATCGCCGAAGCCAACAACCTGACCAATCCAGATTTCGTCTTCTCCGGACAGCGGTTGGTGATCCCCGTGCGGCGCCAGGCCGAGGGCAGCAGCCCGGCGGAGGCCGCTGCGCCCACCCAGGGCGTGATCATCCAGGGCGTGGAGGGCGTGGGCAACCTGGAGGCCGAAGCGATTGTGATCGTGAATGAAAGCAACCTGGCCTTCAACCTGCAGGGGTGGCAGGTAGTTCGGGACGGCGGCCCCACCTACACCTTCGGAAACCTGCCCATCTTCCCAGGCGGCAGCGTCCGGCTCCACACAGCGGCCGGCGTGGACAGCAGCATCGACCTGTATTGGGGGCAGATCGCCGCGCTGTGGCAGCCGGGCATGGCCGTGCGCCTCCTCAACGCCCAGGGCACCGAGGTTCACCGCTATGTCATCCCGTAA
- the recD2 gene encoding SF1B family DNA helicase RecD2, producing the protein METLRGVIERITYLNPENGYTVAKLTPEQRPRHLFGAEGEVTIVGNMASVNVGEFVELTGRWTIHPEYGKQFLVEGMRSVLPATVAGLEKYLGSGLIKGVGPVTARRIVRHFGLETLDVIEHQPTRLQEVPGVGRKRTRMIIQAWAEQRAIKEVMLFLQSHGVSTSLATKIYKHYGNDAIAIVQADPYRLARDIYGIGFLTADKIARSLGMAPDAPQRVAAGVAYTLNQATDEGHVFLPADELVQAAASLLEVSPQQAAAGLIQLWAWDQVKVSPSPGQEAPKPQEAAPAQPLPLLMAEAAAPYAVATPAQTQHLLQEKPAVYLTPLYFSEQGVASRLQRLLREGESRLPLFQRPDFDWEAAFRRFERQAAPGGPLHLAPQQREAVQAALTRRLVVLTGGPGTGKTTTVRAILWFCQQAGYQALLAAPTGRAAKRLAETTGHEARTVHRLLEFKPGEGMAFQRNEETPLAGHLLIVDEASMLDLVLTHHLLKAVPPGMHLLLVGDVDQLPSVGAGNVLQDIIGAVEAAHARAEGPPDSLLARHAQVVRLQTIFRQEPGSLIITNAHRINQGLMPIIDNQQATDFFLFKTDDPERAAQLCVELVQHRIPRRFGLTPADIQVLSPMHRGVVGVGALNQALQAALNPPGPDKPERILGNRIFRPGDRVMQVRNNYDKEVYNGDLGIITQVDLEMQQLTVMMDGRAVCYDFLELDELVHAFAISVHKSQGAEFPAVVIPLLTGHYMMLQRNLLYTAVTRARRLVVLVGQPKAIAMAVRNNRVTRRHTGLRTWLEQVD; encoded by the coding sequence ATGGAGACGCTGCGCGGGGTGATCGAACGGATCACCTACCTGAATCCGGAAAATGGCTACACGGTGGCCAAGTTGACCCCAGAGCAGCGCCCGCGCCATCTCTTCGGCGCGGAGGGAGAAGTGACCATCGTGGGCAATATGGCCAGCGTCAATGTGGGCGAATTCGTGGAGCTCACCGGCCGCTGGACCATTCATCCCGAGTACGGCAAGCAGTTCCTGGTGGAGGGGATGCGCAGCGTCCTGCCGGCCACCGTGGCCGGCCTGGAAAAGTACCTGGGCAGCGGCCTCATCAAGGGGGTGGGCCCCGTCACCGCACGCCGCATCGTCCGCCACTTCGGCCTGGAGACCCTGGACGTGATCGAGCACCAGCCCACGCGCCTCCAGGAGGTCCCTGGCGTAGGCCGCAAGCGCACCCGGATGATCATCCAGGCCTGGGCCGAGCAGCGGGCCATCAAGGAGGTGATGCTCTTCCTCCAGAGCCATGGCGTCAGCACCAGCCTGGCCACCAAGATCTACAAACACTACGGCAACGACGCCATCGCCATCGTCCAGGCCGACCCCTATCGCCTGGCGCGCGACATCTACGGCATCGGCTTCCTCACCGCTGACAAGATTGCCCGTTCCCTGGGCATGGCGCCCGACGCCCCCCAGCGGGTCGCTGCAGGGGTGGCCTATACCCTGAACCAGGCCACCGATGAAGGGCACGTCTTCCTGCCGGCGGACGAGTTGGTCCAGGCCGCAGCCTCGCTGTTGGAGGTTTCGCCCCAGCAGGCCGCCGCCGGCCTGATTCAGCTCTGGGCCTGGGACCAGGTGAAGGTGAGCCCATCCCCGGGGCAGGAGGCGCCAAAGCCCCAGGAAGCCGCCCCCGCGCAGCCCCTGCCGCTGCTGATGGCCGAGGCGGCCGCGCCATACGCCGTAGCCACCCCGGCGCAGACTCAGCACCTGCTGCAGGAAAAGCCCGCCGTCTACCTGACTCCCCTCTATTTCAGCGAGCAAGGGGTCGCCTCTCGCCTCCAGCGGCTATTGCGGGAGGGCGAAAGCCGCCTGCCTCTGTTCCAGCGGCCCGATTTCGATTGGGAGGCGGCCTTCCGCCGTTTCGAGCGTCAGGCCGCGCCAGGCGGTCCCTTGCACCTGGCTCCACAGCAGCGAGAGGCAGTTCAGGCTGCCCTCACCCGGCGGCTGGTGGTGCTGACCGGCGGTCCCGGCACCGGCAAAACCACCACGGTGCGGGCTATCCTCTGGTTCTGCCAGCAGGCCGGCTACCAGGCGCTGCTGGCCGCACCCACAGGCCGGGCCGCCAAACGCCTGGCCGAGACCACCGGCCACGAGGCCCGCACGGTCCATCGGCTGCTGGAGTTCAAGCCGGGCGAAGGGATGGCCTTCCAGCGCAATGAAGAGACGCCCCTGGCCGGCCATCTGTTGATTGTGGATGAAGCATCCATGCTGGATCTGGTGCTCACCCATCACCTGCTCAAGGCGGTGCCACCGGGAATGCACCTGCTGCTGGTGGGGGATGTGGACCAGTTGCCCAGCGTGGGCGCGGGCAATGTGCTGCAGGACATCATCGGCGCGGTGGAGGCGGCCCATGCCCGAGCCGAGGGACCGCCCGATAGCCTCCTGGCCCGCCATGCCCAGGTGGTGCGCCTCCAGACCATCTTCCGCCAGGAGCCGGGCAGCCTGATCATCACCAACGCCCACCGCATCAACCAGGGGCTGATGCCCATCATCGACAACCAGCAGGCAACCGATTTTTTCCTGTTCAAGACCGATGATCCGGAGCGGGCTGCGCAGCTGTGCGTGGAACTGGTCCAGCATCGCATCCCCCGGCGTTTCGGCCTCACGCCGGCCGATATCCAGGTGCTGAGCCCCATGCACCGGGGTGTGGTGGGGGTCGGGGCCCTGAACCAGGCCCTGCAGGCGGCGCTTAATCCGCCGGGCCCGGACAAGCCGGAGCGGATCCTGGGCAACCGTATCTTCCGGCCCGGCGACCGGGTGATGCAGGTGCGCAACAATTACGACAAGGAGGTCTACAACGGCGATCTGGGCATCATCACCCAGGTGGACTTGGAGATGCAACAGCTCACGGTTATGATGGATGGCAGGGCCGTGTGCTATGATTTTCTGGAGCTGGACGAACTGGTCCATGCCTTTGCCATCAGCGTCCACAAAAGCCAGGGAGCTGAATTCCCGGCCGTGGTGATCCCGCTCCTGACCGGCCACTACATGATGTTGCAACGCAACCTGCTTTACACGGCGGTGACCCGGGCCAGGCGCCTGGTGGTGCTGGTGGGCCAACCCAAGGCCATCGCCATGGCCGTCCGCAATAACCGGGTGACCCGACGCCATACTGGCCTGCGGACCTGGCTGGAACAGGTGGACTAG